A window of Mucilaginibacter paludis DSM 18603 contains these coding sequences:
- a CDS encoding outer membrane protein assembly factor BamB family protein, whose translation MHQFKYIILALIGLGLFSCKEQDPLRSTLYISTSNDDLYSINLKTDQLNWSIPGDTGRTELSFFSLKGDKLIKAYTDKHIIEVNKQNGKINWSYQDKLSENHAYYHYDLDKVIDAFFSQYPVIYQNRMIYASTQGEIKAVDLASKKVLWTHQLNIPIDFSPSVVQNKLVLNLGYRMMTLDPNSGKQLEALDFKTPIPNETTVDGDCIYVADEHGQAFGFDSNLNQLWTSIPENADAGSSKVITSKDKLLYGYRSIILLDKKTGKPDWEATLPGDVIARSLAIAGNEISVGAANGIFVLDAANGKILRQKRLTKNDMVGMMYYANGFYYYWCTDNGLYKTSRDLKADKMIYQTKKTINELTGTYMVAE comes from the coding sequence ATGCATCAATTTAAATATATCATTCTGGCACTAATAGGCCTGGGCCTATTTTCGTGTAAAGAGCAAGATCCGCTCAGGTCAACCTTATACATTAGCACCAGTAATGACGACTTGTATAGCATTAACCTGAAAACCGACCAATTGAACTGGAGCATTCCCGGCGACACCGGAAGAACGGAATTATCCTTCTTCAGCTTAAAAGGCGATAAATTGATCAAGGCTTATACCGATAAGCATATCATTGAGGTAAATAAGCAAAACGGTAAAATCAATTGGAGCTACCAGGATAAGCTATCCGAAAACCATGCTTATTATCATTACGACCTGGACAAAGTGATTGATGCCTTTTTTTCACAATATCCGGTAATTTATCAAAACAGAATGATTTATGCCAGTACACAAGGCGAAATTAAAGCTGTAGACCTGGCATCAAAAAAGGTGTTATGGACACACCAGCTGAACATTCCGATTGATTTTTCGCCTTCTGTAGTTCAAAATAAACTGGTGCTTAACTTAGGCTACCGGATGATGACGTTGGACCCAAATTCGGGTAAGCAATTGGAAGCATTAGATTTTAAAACCCCCATACCGAACGAAACCACCGTTGACGGCGATTGCATTTATGTAGCAGATGAACATGGCCAAGCTTTTGGCTTTGACAGCAACCTGAACCAGCTATGGACGTCTATTCCGGAAAACGCAGATGCAGGTAGCAGCAAGGTTATTACAAGTAAGGATAAATTGCTGTATGGCTACCGCTCGATTATACTATTGGATAAAAAAACAGGTAAACCGGACTGGGAGGCTACCTTACCGGGTGATGTTATAGCCCGCTCTTTGGCGATTGCTGGAAATGAGATCAGCGTGGGGGCCGCAAATGGTATATTTGTGCTCGATGCTGCAAATGGTAAAATATTACGACAAAAAAGGCTCACTAAAAACGATATGGTTGGTATGATGTATTATGCCAATGGCTTTTATTATTACTGGTGTACCGATAATGGGCTGTATAAAACCAGCCGCGACTTGAAAGCAGATAAGATGATATACCAGACTAAAAAAACAATAAACGAACTTACAGGCACCTACATGGTTGCCGAGTAA
- a CDS encoding GDSL-type esterase/lipase family protein translates to MKLIIKLGFLLFITAAATAQSVEQTKNTLHAGYVSLEGQSLPKGIPADADGNVRWVSTPMLRLIRTTSKSARGTILLMPGGGYQLLKLKNEGIKTASYLNAQGFDVAILYYRVAAEQQTRNMALQDALKAFRMLKANRASLGLRGLQLDMMGFSSGGHLAARTVQRLSPNEQPDKLILISPEYLDETLAGTVFPAVMPPLNPGPVLFATFSANDKKACIASCSEYAKTWKGYDGEETFTLLPDSAYILGTDTNPFDKKLKLPGLLQTFLTTTPPVKVEDVNPSSIPVEGYSPKRHAEKSAAVAKEKFDLIMLGNSITNNFEKSAYQSVWNQFYAPRHAINLGFSGYRTENILWNIQHGELDGQSPKVLVLEIGTNNIDEKNYPTRHTAGQLAGGIAAIVNVVRQKLPFTKIIILRCFPGCYGGPNPTSHRAILERASNIVSKMADGENIFYCDVNHVFLNFDGSINRDLMPDYLHPSPAGAKLWAQAMEPLLSKLMGDQSLDTDVPANTAIVPVIKLENDSYNWFDRHAEVLRIKDSINPQIVLIGNSITHFWGGEPKLKHADGTPRKPNGPNSWAGLFGQYRVLNLGFGWDRTQNALWRLDNGEVDGLHPQTVVIDIGTNNTSQTDNARMNTAPEIVDGIRAVCLRVRSKLPGAQIILMAVFPREQNPDNPRRILINEIDKLLEAFAKEQHLTYVDIGPKLLAADGTFLPGMMLDFTHPTDKGYQVWADALRPLIAEP, encoded by the coding sequence ATGAAATTAATTATAAAACTCGGTTTCTTATTATTCATTACGGCTGCGGCTACAGCACAGTCTGTTGAGCAAACGAAGAATACGCTGCATGCCGGTTATGTGTCGCTCGAAGGGCAATCGTTACCCAAAGGCATCCCTGCTGATGCCGACGGCAATGTACGCTGGGTTAGCACGCCTATGCTCAGGCTGATACGCACAACATCCAAATCGGCCAGGGGGACTATATTGCTGATGCCTGGTGGTGGGTACCAACTGTTAAAATTAAAAAACGAGGGTATAAAAACGGCATCGTACCTTAACGCGCAAGGGTTTGACGTGGCTATACTTTACTATCGTGTTGCCGCGGAGCAGCAAACCCGTAACATGGCTTTGCAGGATGCCCTAAAGGCATTTAGGATGCTTAAAGCAAACCGGGCGTCCCTCGGCTTGCGTGGCCTTCAACTGGATATGATGGGTTTTTCATCGGGCGGGCATCTTGCTGCCCGGACTGTACAGCGCCTTAGCCCAAACGAGCAGCCCGATAAGCTGATATTAATATCGCCTGAATATTTGGATGAAACCTTAGCCGGAACTGTTTTCCCGGCGGTTATGCCTCCGCTTAATCCGGGCCCGGTATTGTTTGCCACTTTTTCGGCTAATGATAAAAAAGCCTGCATTGCCAGTTGCAGCGAATATGCTAAAACATGGAAGGGATACGATGGCGAAGAAACTTTTACCTTGCTGCCCGATAGTGCCTATATTTTGGGCACAGATACTAACCCGTTTGATAAAAAACTAAAATTACCGGGTTTACTCCAAACTTTTTTAACAACCACGCCGCCTGTTAAAGTTGAAGATGTGAACCCGTCTTCCATCCCTGTTGAAGGGTATAGCCCAAAACGCCATGCCGAAAAATCAGCAGCCGTTGCGAAAGAAAAATTCGACCTCATTATGCTCGGTAATTCCATTACCAATAATTTTGAAAAATCGGCCTATCAATCCGTATGGAATCAGTTTTATGCTCCTCGGCATGCCATTAACCTGGGCTTTAGCGGTTACCGCACCGAAAACATACTCTGGAATATACAGCATGGCGAACTTGATGGCCAATCGCCAAAGGTATTGGTGCTCGAAATAGGCACCAATAATATTGACGAAAAAAACTATCCAACCCGACATACGGCAGGCCAGCTTGCGGGCGGTATAGCTGCTATTGTAAATGTAGTTCGCCAAAAATTACCCTTTACCAAGATCATTATTTTAAGGTGTTTCCCGGGTTGCTATGGAGGGCCAAACCCTACGTCGCACCGTGCTATTTTAGAACGTGCATCAAACATCGTATCCAAAATGGCCGATGGGGAAAATATTTTTTATTGCGATGTAAACCATGTGTTTTTGAATTTTGACGGCTCCATCAATCGCGACTTAATGCCCGATTACCTGCATCCCAGCCCAGCCGGTGCCAAACTATGGGCACAGGCCATGGAACCACTGCTCAGCAAGCTAATGGGCGATCAATCTTTAGATACCGATGTCCCTGCCAATACCGCCATTGTTCCGGTTATAAAGTTAGAGAATGATAGTTATAACTGGTTTGACCGCCATGCCGAAGTCCTTCGGATTAAGGATTCCATCAATCCGCAAATTGTGCTGATCGGTAATTCTATTACCCACTTTTGGGGAGGCGAGCCAAAACTGAAACATGCCGATGGTACACCCCGGAAACCGAATGGCCCAAATTCGTGGGCGGGTTTATTCGGGCAGTACAGGGTACTTAACCTGGGTTTTGGCTGGGACCGCACTCAAAATGCACTTTGGCGGTTAGACAACGGCGAGGTTGACGGGCTCCATCCACAAACCGTGGTAATTGATATCGGTACCAATAACACCAGCCAGACCGATAATGCCCGGATGAATACCGCACCCGAAATTGTTGACGGGATCCGCGCTGTTTGCCTGCGTGTGCGCTCAAAACTGCCGGGTGCACAAATTATATTAATGGCGGTTTTCCCCCGCGAACAAAATCCGGATAACCCGCGCAGAATACTGATCAACGAAATAGATAAGTTACTGGAAGCCTTTGCCAAAGAGCAACATTTAACCTACGTAGATATTGGCCCTAAATTACTGGCAGCCGACGGTACCTTTCTGCCCGGAATGATGCTCGATTTTACACACCCGACAGACAAAGGATACCAGGTATGGGCCGATGCCCTGCGTCCCTTAATTGCTGAGCCTTGA
- the galA gene encoding beta-galactosidase GalA gives MNRVFKKWLWGGGLSFLSVLFSVEASAQNGLTPLSARERENFDLSWHFHKGDIAIKRAVKAAGYGGLTDINVKVETNKEAVIAYTDVDKASAFKPEDWREVNLPHDWCVEGTFVNDRSIGSAPAVSGYLPGGIGFYRKEFEIPETDKGKKITIEFDGIFRNSTVWVNGQLMGRHQSGYTPSNYDLTDILRYGNEGKNVILVKVDATEYEGWWYEGCGIYRHVWLNKTDRLHVDRFGTYVTTVVSPNEAAVTIKTTVKNEYKAAKNITLISKIVDKKGVVLDTKTSSQLIAPLSTTEFSQKGAIKKPLLWSPETPDLYKVLTEVSENGNIIDTYETTFGVRTIEINRNGVFLNGKLYPVKGTCNHQDFAGIGVALPDKINWYKLKLLKNMGSNAYRCSHHPPTPELLDMCDSLGLLVLDENRLLSSSEEGINDLTTMLYRDRNHPSIFMWSMENEEAIQGTVTGARILETLVKTTHQIDPTRPVTAAMNHGRNEGGYSDVLDVVGYNYGDKGLAYVKDHEKYPNRIEFCTESTSFISTRGEYQNDWGKGYVSNLRLWQPNWGPLPGEDWADIVKYPYLGGLFVWTGFDYRGEPTPYQWPCVTSHFGFMDICGFPKDGYYAYKAAWTNEPVVHIFPHWNWPGKEGESIQVHCYTNCDEVELLLNGKIIGRQKAVPYTKLIWKLVYHPGKLEARGYKNGKLVTKDIVETTTAPAQLAMQSDCKMIKADGTDVAVIQVAIQDAKGRVVPTAGNLVKFFIEGPGQIIGTGNGNPSSHEPDKASQRTAFNGYCLVLVQSYKQAGEIRLKASSEALKGGEVVIKVK, from the coding sequence ATGAACCGGGTGTTTAAAAAGTGGCTTTGGGGAGGCGGGTTGTCGTTTCTTTCTGTTTTATTTTCTGTTGAGGCCTCAGCACAAAATGGCTTAACTCCCTTGTCGGCAAGGGAGAGGGAGAATTTTGATCTTAGTTGGCACTTCCACAAAGGCGATATAGCTATCAAACGTGCTGTTAAAGCTGCCGGTTACGGTGGGCTAACAGATATCAATGTCAAAGTTGAAACCAATAAAGAAGCTGTGATTGCTTATACCGATGTGGATAAAGCATCTGCGTTTAAACCTGAAGACTGGAGGGAGGTCAATCTTCCGCATGATTGGTGCGTGGAGGGAACCTTTGTTAATGACAGATCAATCGGGAGCGCACCTGCTGTAAGCGGATACTTGCCCGGCGGGATAGGTTTTTACAGAAAAGAATTTGAAATACCCGAAACAGATAAAGGAAAAAAGATAACGATAGAGTTTGACGGGATCTTCAGGAATAGTACCGTTTGGGTTAATGGCCAGCTCATGGGTAGGCATCAAAGTGGCTACACACCATCAAACTATGATTTGACTGATATCTTACGTTATGGTAACGAAGGTAAAAACGTTATCCTGGTGAAGGTAGATGCTACCGAATACGAAGGCTGGTGGTATGAAGGGTGTGGAATTTACCGCCATGTTTGGCTCAATAAAACCGACCGGCTTCATGTTGACCGGTTTGGTACTTATGTTACTACAGTGGTTTCGCCCAACGAAGCTGCCGTAACCATAAAAACCACGGTAAAAAACGAATATAAAGCAGCTAAAAACATAACGCTCATCTCTAAAATTGTAGATAAAAAAGGTGTAGTACTTGATACAAAAACATCATCTCAGTTAATTGCGCCTTTGAGTACAACCGAGTTTTCGCAAAAAGGTGCTATCAAAAAGCCCCTGCTTTGGTCGCCCGAAACGCCAGACCTTTATAAAGTACTGACTGAGGTTTCTGAAAACGGGAATATCATCGACACCTATGAAACCACATTTGGCGTACGAACAATCGAAATCAACCGGAATGGAGTGTTTTTAAACGGAAAACTTTATCCCGTAAAGGGCACCTGTAATCACCAGGACTTTGCCGGCATCGGCGTTGCCCTTCCCGATAAAATAAACTGGTATAAATTAAAGCTGCTCAAAAATATGGGCAGCAATGCCTATCGTTGCTCTCATCATCCCCCTACGCCTGAACTGCTGGACATGTGCGACAGCCTGGGTTTGCTTGTGTTGGATGAAAACAGGCTTTTGTCGAGCTCGGAAGAAGGGATAAACGATTTAACCACTATGCTATACAGGGATCGCAACCATCCATCCATATTTATGTGGAGCATGGAAAACGAAGAAGCGATACAAGGCACAGTAACCGGGGCAAGGATACTTGAAACCCTGGTTAAAACTACCCATCAAATTGACCCTACACGCCCTGTTACCGCTGCCATGAATCATGGCCGGAACGAAGGCGGGTATAGCGATGTGCTGGATGTTGTGGGTTATAACTACGGAGATAAAGGATTGGCTTATGTAAAAGATCATGAAAAATATCCCAACCGGATTGAGTTTTGTACAGAATCTACCAGTTTCATATCCACCCGTGGCGAATATCAAAACGATTGGGGGAAAGGTTATGTTTCAAACCTGAGGCTATGGCAACCCAATTGGGGCCCGCTGCCGGGCGAAGACTGGGCCGACATTGTTAAATACCCCTATCTGGGAGGCTTGTTCGTTTGGACAGGGTTTGACTACCGGGGCGAACCTACGCCATACCAATGGCCCTGCGTTACCTCTCATTTCGGCTTTATGGATATATGCGGATTCCCCAAAGACGGGTACTACGCATACAAGGCGGCCTGGACAAACGAACCGGTAGTTCATATTTTTCCGCATTGGAACTGGCCCGGTAAAGAAGGGGAGAGCATACAGGTGCATTGTTATACTAATTGCGACGAAGTAGAGCTATTGCTCAACGGCAAAATAATAGGTAGGCAAAAGGCAGTTCCCTATACTAAACTGATATGGAAGTTGGTATACCATCCTGGTAAACTCGAGGCCAGGGGCTATAAAAACGGCAAGCTGGTAACCAAAGATATTGTTGAAACAACAACAGCCCCCGCACAGTTGGCGATGCAAAGCGATTGCAAGATGATTAAAGCCGATGGTACCGATGTGGCTGTGATACAGGTGGCCATTCAAGATGCCAAAGGTAGGGTTGTGCCTACAGCCGGTAACCTGGTTAAGTTTTTTATAGAAGGCCCCGGGCAAATTATTGGCACAGGCAATGGTAACCCCAGCAGCCATGAACCGGATAAAGCCAGCCAGCGCACAGCCTTCAACGGGTATTGTTTGGTGCTGGTTCAATCCTACAAACAGGCCGGGGAAATCAGGTTAAAAGCTTCTTCCGAAGCGCTTAAAGGGGGCGAGGTTGTTATCAAAGTTAAATGA
- a CDS encoding L-rhamnose mutarotase: protein MIEGENNFSGNRYCKTMELRNDPALIEAYKLAHAKGAAWPEITQGMRDVGIIDMEIYLLGTRLFMIMDTVTEFDHDKAMAELALKPRQSEWEAHMSRFQDSNAEATADQKWQLMERIYKMDSK from the coding sequence ATGATAGAAGGAGAGAATAATTTTTCAGGTAATCGCTATTGTAAAACAATGGAACTGCGTAACGATCCAGCATTAATTGAAGCCTATAAATTAGCACATGCCAAAGGGGCAGCATGGCCTGAAATAACCCAGGGTATGCGGGACGTAGGAATTATCGATATGGAGATCTATCTTCTTGGAACCAGGCTTTTTATGATTATGGATACCGTGACTGAGTTTGACCATGATAAAGCAATGGCCGAACTGGCCCTTAAGCCTCGGCAAAGCGAATGGGAAGCGCACATGTCGCGATTTCAGGATAGCAATGCAGAAGCAACTGCCGACCAGAAATGGCAACTGATGGAGCGCATTTACAAGATGGATAGTAAATAA
- a CDS encoding alpha-L-fucosidase — protein MNRFFLWGIVLCLTPAVFCKAQTAPKPVGPLPSSNQMRWQQMESYAFVHFSLNTYTDQSWGFGNEDVKLFNPKELDCRQWARICKEAGMKGIIITAKHHCGFCLWPSKYTAYSVENAPWKNGKGDVVREMADACKEYGLKLGIYLSPWDRNSADYGKPEYITYFRNQLTELLTNYGSIFEVWFDGANGGSGYYGGANETRTIDRTTYYDWKNTYALIHKLQPDCVIWNDGGDRGDLRWVGTEAGFVGETNWSLLNATGEVTWNMLHYGLENGNAWVAAEVNTSIRPEWFYHPGEDGKVKTLPQLMDTYYHSVGRNATLLLNFPIMPNGLINKRDEKAALEFGKTVKETFAVDLAKMKQATASDIRGNGKKFGADKAVDNNNDTYWAPNDDITTASLTIDLGKPTSFNRFLVQEYIPLGQRVKSFTVEALVGGNWKEVANATTIGYKRILVFQTVRATKVRLKITGSKSTPLISNIGVYDAKQILTAPAVIRDQSGKVMIIPADKESLIYYTLDGSVPTTSSKKYAGPFQTDGKLNVKAIACDASTGKSSPEVDEKFDLPRKDWRILGVDEEKAKAILDGDPATVWHQSQDKKMPVDLVIDLGKEESLVGFTYLPDQALWNPGIITKYQFYVSQDNVTWKLVDEDEFSNIKNNPVIQTKKFATQKARYIKLRALKNTEGNDNTGYAEVNVITN, from the coding sequence ATGAATAGATTTTTTTTATGGGGAATAGTTTTGTGTTTAACCCCGGCGGTGTTTTGCAAGGCTCAAACCGCACCCAAACCAGTTGGCCCTTTGCCAAGCAGCAACCAAATGCGTTGGCAACAAATGGAATCCTACGCCTTTGTGCATTTTTCATTGAATACCTATACCGATCAATCCTGGGGATTTGGAAATGAAGATGTGAAACTGTTCAATCCAAAAGAGTTGGATTGCCGTCAGTGGGCACGCATCTGCAAAGAAGCGGGCATGAAGGGGATTATCATCACAGCCAAACATCACTGCGGTTTTTGCCTTTGGCCATCCAAATACACAGCGTATTCAGTTGAAAATGCACCCTGGAAAAATGGGAAAGGGGATGTGGTTAGAGAAATGGCCGACGCCTGTAAAGAATATGGTTTGAAATTAGGGATTTATTTATCACCCTGGGACAGAAATAGCGCGGATTATGGTAAGCCCGAATACATTACCTATTTCAGGAACCAGCTCACGGAATTGTTAACTAATTATGGCTCCATTTTCGAAGTATGGTTTGACGGTGCCAACGGTGGCTCGGGTTACTATGGCGGCGCCAATGAAACCCGGACTATTGACCGTACCACCTACTACGACTGGAAGAACACCTACGCCCTTATCCACAAACTACAACCCGATTGTGTGATCTGGAACGATGGCGGCGACAGGGGCGATCTGCGCTGGGTGGGAACTGAAGCGGGGTTTGTAGGCGAAACCAATTGGAGCCTGCTTAATGCTACAGGCGAAGTTACCTGGAATATGTTGCACTATGGTTTAGAAAACGGTAACGCCTGGGTTGCTGCCGAGGTAAATACGTCCATCAGGCCCGAGTGGTTTTATCATCCCGGTGAAGATGGTAAGGTAAAAACGCTACCTCAGTTAATGGATACCTACTATCACTCCGTTGGCCGCAATGCTACTTTGCTGCTTAACTTCCCCATTATGCCCAATGGCTTAATCAATAAAAGAGATGAAAAAGCAGCCCTTGAATTTGGCAAAACAGTTAAAGAAACATTTGCTGTTGACCTGGCTAAAATGAAGCAAGCAACTGCTTCTGATATTCGTGGCAACGGCAAAAAATTTGGCGCCGACAAAGCTGTTGATAATAACAACGATACTTATTGGGCGCCAAACGATGATATTACAACTGCTTCGCTAACCATCGATTTGGGTAAGCCAACCTCGTTCAACCGGTTTCTTGTACAGGAATATATTCCGCTGGGCCAAAGGGTAAAATCGTTCACGGTTGAAGCATTAGTTGGCGGCAACTGGAAAGAAGTAGCCAATGCCACTACTATAGGGTATAAACGTATCCTTGTTTTCCAAACGGTAAGGGCCACCAAGGTGCGGTTGAAAATTACCGGTTCAAAAAGCACCCCTCTTATTTCCAATATCGGTGTTTACGACGCCAAGCAGATTTTGACCGCTCCAGCTGTAATCAGGGACCAATCCGGTAAAGTAATGATAATCCCGGCCGACAAAGAATCGCTAATATATTATACCTTGGATGGAAGTGTGCCCACAACGTCGTCGAAGAAATATGCGGGGCCATTTCAAACCGATGGTAAATTGAATGTAAAGGCAATTGCCTGCGATGCTTCGACGGGAAAAAGCAGCCCGGAAGTAGACGAAAAATTTGATCTGCCCCGTAAGGACTGGAGGATTTTAGGTGTAGATGAAGAAAAAGCAAAGGCTATTTTAGATGGAGATCCGGCTACGGTATGGCACCAAAGCCAGGATAAAAAAATGCCGGTTGATTTGGTGATCGATTTGGGAAAAGAAGAAAGCTTGGTTGGTTTTACTTATCTGCCCGATCAGGCTTTATGGAATCCTGGCATCATTACCAAATACCAATTTTATGTTTCACAAGATAATGTGACATGGAAATTGGTTGATGAAGATGAATTCTCCAACATTAAAAATAACCCGGTAATACAAACTAAAAAATTTGCTACTCAAAAAGCACGTTATATCAAATTGAGGGCTTTGAAGAATACCGAGGGTAACGATAATACAGGATATGCAGAAGTGAATGTCATTACAAATTAA
- a CDS encoding right-handed parallel beta-helix repeat-containing protein — protein MQNKEPLLRSDWTIYRGGAVFFEGAESCRLQNCLLYDLGNNAVFFSKFNRGCEVSGCQISEIGASGICFVGDPGAVRSPSFEYNEFIPPPEIDRTPGPKTNNYPKDCKVYDNLLFDLGYVEKQSAGIELSMCQDIVISHNTIYDVPRAGINVSEGTWGGHIIEYNDVFNTVKETGDHGSFNSWGRDRYWQADKKKLDSVVAENHGMALLDVVKPIVLRNNRFRCDHGWDIDLDDGSSNYLIYNNLCLNGGIKLREGVNRIVENNIMVNNTFHPHVWFKNSQDVFRHNIVGAAYLPIGIADWGTEIDYNAFPDSVSLAQARSRGTDEHSVYGPLLFENPQKGDFRVKKDAAALSIGFKNFEMDSFGVVSARLKAIAKKVNFPSVLAVDNYSKDETIAFMGARLKNLRTLGEQSATGMDRIRGVLVSSVARGSAASQFLQANDVILMWNRKQVNNLKDLLEAKNAAIGKDAEVIVFRNQKELRQQIKLKMQ, from the coding sequence ATGCAAAACAAAGAACCCCTGCTGCGCAGCGATTGGACGATTTACCGTGGTGGCGCAGTATTCTTCGAAGGTGCCGAAAGTTGCCGCCTCCAAAATTGCCTGCTGTATGATTTAGGCAATAACGCTGTATTTTTCAGCAAATTCAACCGCGGCTGCGAAGTGTCTGGCTGCCAGATTTCCGAAATCGGCGCAAGCGGCATTTGTTTTGTCGGCGACCCTGGAGCAGTACGTTCGCCAAGTTTTGAGTATAACGAATTCATACCTCCGCCGGAGATAGACCGTACGCCCGGGCCCAAAACAAACAATTATCCCAAAGATTGTAAAGTATATGATAACCTGCTATTTGACCTTGGTTACGTTGAAAAGCAATCAGCCGGGATAGAACTATCCATGTGTCAGGATATTGTGATAAGCCATAATACCATTTATGATGTGCCCCGTGCGGGCATCAACGTAAGCGAAGGGACCTGGGGAGGGCATATTATTGAGTATAACGATGTGTTTAATACCGTAAAAGAAACCGGGGATCACGGTTCTTTTAATTCCTGGGGGCGCGACCGGTATTGGCAGGCTGATAAGAAAAAGCTTGATTCGGTCGTCGCCGAAAACCACGGCATGGCGCTTCTTGATGTTGTGAAACCGATTGTGCTCCGTAATAACCGGTTCCGCTGCGACCACGGCTGGGATATCGATCTGGATGATGGGTCCAGCAATTATCTTATTTACAATAATCTTTGTTTAAATGGGGGGATCAAACTGCGGGAGGGCGTAAACCGGATTGTAGAAAACAACATCATGGTCAATAATACTTTTCACCCCCACGTATGGTTTAAAAACAGCCAGGATGTATTTCGCCATAATATTGTTGGGGCAGCATACTTACCCATCGGTATTGCCGATTGGGGAACGGAAATCGATTATAATGCTTTTCCTGATTCCGTTTCGCTGGCTCAGGCAAGGTCGCGCGGTACGGATGAACATTCAGTGTACGGCCCCTTGCTGTTTGAGAATCCTCAGAAAGGAGATTTTAGAGTAAAAAAAGATGCTGCTGCCTTATCCATAGGCTTCAAAAATTTTGAGATGGATAGTTTCGGCGTTGTTTCTGCGCGCCTGAAGGCCATTGCAAAAAAAGTAAATTTTCCCTCAGTATTGGCTGTTGATAATTACAGCAAAGACGAAACCATAGCATTTATGGGTGCCAGGTTAAAAAACCTGCGTACACTTGGCGAGCAATCAGCAACAGGTATGGACCGGATAAGAGGGGTACTGGTGTCGTCGGTTGCCCGTGGTTCGGCTGCATCGCAATTTCTTCAGGCTAACGATGTGATATTGATGTGGAATCGCAAGCAGGTTAATAATCTTAAAGACTTATTGGAAGCGAAGAATGCCGCTATTGGAAAAGATGCCGAAGTAATTGTTTTTCGCAACCAAAAGGAATTAAGGCAGCAGATTAAATTAAAGATGCAATAA